A region of Shinella zoogloeoides DNA encodes the following proteins:
- the tnpB gene encoding IS66 family insertion sequence element accessory protein TnpB (TnpB, as the term is used for proteins encoded by IS66 family insertion elements, is considered an accessory protein, since TnpC, encoded by a neighboring gene, is a DDE family transposase.) translates to MGTGVKVWLSTGYTDMRCGFPSLALRVQEVLKHDPLSGHLFVFRGRRSDILKIIWHDGLGACLFTRRLEKGRFIWPNMEGGAVAISPAQLSYLLSGIDWRNPQETWRPTRVG, encoded by the coding sequence CGACGGGGTATACGGACATGCGCTGTGGCTTTCCCTCCCTGGCGCTTCGGGTGCAGGAGGTGCTGAAGCATGATCCGTTGTCAGGGCATCTCTTCGTCTTCAGGGGGCGCAGATCGGATATATTGAAGATCATCTGGCATGATGGTCTGGGCGCCTGCCTTTTTACGCGGCGCCTGGAGAAGGGCCGGTTTATCTGGCCGAATATGGAGGGCGGCGCGGTAGCGATCTCACCGGCGCAATTATCTTATTTGTTGTCCGGGATCGACTGGCGCAATCCGCAGGAAACCTGGCGTCCGACACGGGTCGGATAG